The proteins below are encoded in one region of Parvicella tangerina:
- a CDS encoding GAF domain-containing protein: protein MAESFIIQKDKSQKEQYDEALAQLNMLIEDETDVTANLANIMACLKYGFGFFWVGVYLVKDEELVLGPFQGPLACTRIKKGKGVCGVAWEKNQTQLVPNVDEFPGHIACSSASKSEVVVPIQDTKGNVIGVLDVDSDRLDDFDEADVEGLERIAKLIERIL from the coding sequence ATGGCAGAATCATTTATAATTCAAAAAGACAAGTCTCAAAAAGAGCAATACGATGAAGCACTAGCTCAGCTGAATATGCTCATTGAAGACGAAACTGATGTTACAGCTAATTTGGCGAACATCATGGCTTGCCTTAAATATGGCTTTGGCTTTTTCTGGGTGGGCGTTTACTTGGTAAAGGATGAGGAACTAGTTTTGGGGCCCTTTCAAGGACCTCTGGCGTGTACAAGAATTAAAAAAGGTAAAGGAGTTTGTGGTGTTGCCTGGGAGAAAAATCAAACACAACTTGTTCCGAATGTAGACGAGTTTCCTGGTCATATTGCTTGCAGTAGTGCATCCAAATCAGAAGTTGTTGTTCCCATCCAAGACACTAAAGGCAACGTAATTGGTGTGCTGGATGTTGATAGTGATCGGTTGGATGATTTTGACGAAGCGGATGTAGAAGGGTTAGAAAGAATAGCTAAATTAATTGAACGAATACTATAG
- a CDS encoding response regulator transcription factor, which translates to MSKKINILLVEDDPNLGALLSEYLIAKGYNCTLATDGQKGYDLFVKEDYDFLILDVMMPVKDGFTLAEEIRGIDKKVPMLFLTAKSLKEDTLKGFAVGADDYMTKPFSMEELLVRIQAIMRRAGSEEEDMTQFQIGKYLFNSEERQLKLGEEQHKLTTKENELLKLLCKNVNGVLERNNALKAVWGDDNYFNGRSMDVYIAKLRKYLKQDENVEIVNVHGKGFKLFVRQ; encoded by the coding sequence ATGAGTAAGAAAATCAATATACTTTTAGTTGAGGACGACCCAAACTTGGGTGCATTACTGAGCGAATACCTGATTGCAAAAGGATATAACTGTACCCTGGCAACAGATGGTCAAAAAGGCTACGACCTGTTCGTAAAAGAAGACTATGACTTCTTGATATTGGATGTCATGATGCCTGTAAAAGACGGTTTCACATTGGCGGAGGAAATTCGTGGGATTGACAAAAAGGTTCCTATGCTCTTCTTAACTGCAAAATCACTCAAGGAGGATACTTTAAAAGGTTTTGCCGTTGGGGCTGACGACTACATGACCAAGCCATTCTCCATGGAAGAGCTATTGGTGCGTATTCAAGCCATTATGCGAAGAGCAGGAAGTGAAGAGGAAGATATGACCCAGTTCCAAATTGGTAAATACCTATTCAACTCTGAGGAGCGCCAGCTTAAGCTTGGGGAAGAGCAACACAAACTAACCACTAAAGAAAATGAGTTATTGAAGTTGCTTTGTAAGAACGTAAATGGTGTGTTGGAGAGAAACAATGCCTTAAAAGCTGTTTGGGGAGATGACAACTATTTTAATGGCCGAAGCATGGATGTTTATATTGCGAAGCTTCGTAAATACCTCAAGCAGGATGAGAACGTAGAGATCGTAAACGTTCACGGTAAGGGCTTTAAGTTGTTTGTAAGACAATAA